The following is a genomic window from Verrucomicrobiota bacterium.
GTCGCAATTGTTCTTTGCCACGGTGCAGAACAAGATGCACTGGGCGACGCACGGCCACACGGCGGCGGAACTGATCCATGAGCGGGCCGACGCCGGGAAACCGTTCATGGGGATGCTCACCACGCGCCCCGGCGGACGCGTGCGGAAAGAGGACGCGGCGATTGCCAAGAATTACCTCACCGAGGACGAGTTGAAGGTGCTCAACCGCATCGTGAACCTCTACCTCGAATACGCGGAGTTGCAGGCGCTGGAGCGGAAACCGATGACGATGCGCGACTGGATTGCGAAACTGGACGAGTTTTTGAAAATGTCCGGGCGCAAGCTGCTGGATCACTCCGGGAAGATTTCCAACGAGGAGGCGGTGAAGAAGGCGCAAATGGAATACGCAAAATTCCGCGCCATTGAGGACACCAAACCCACCGCCGTTGACAAGGCATTCGAGGAAGCAGCGAAGAAATTAAAACCGCCCGGCAAAAGGCGGAAGAAAGCCTGACTGCATGGCGACGAAAGGCATCACCCACCTCATCGTCAATTCGCCCTACGACGAGCCGAAGCATCACTGGCAGTATCACCGGGAGACGCAGAAGTTTTCGCTCAAGGCCGGGCGTCGCCCGGCGGGTTACGTCATCGCGTCGGAAAGTTCCAAGGCGTTCGACGACCCTACAGTTTAGCGGTTAGGACACCACCCTTTCACGGTGGTAGCCCGGGTTCGATTCCCGGTAGGGTCGCCAATGTCTTCAATGGTTTTCGATCAGAATATAGATTTTCCGAACAGTTTTCTTGGTAATTCCTCCCATGACGACCCAGACTTTACAAAGCTTATCAAAACGCGGCAATGCCCTAGTCAAAGGTTTGGTGGCGGACGAGGGGGAATTCAACGCCGCGTGAACAAGGTCCGAATTTAGCGAGTGGCTGCGAGACCTGGAAACCATGCTCGCTGCAAAGAATTGATCGGATTGTAAGAGATTAAGCTGCCCTGCCGAAAGGTTGGGGCGCTTTTTGTGCTTAGTGCGCTTCTACAAGACGTTTGAAAAGCAGTGTCAGCACAATTCCAACTGCTGTTGATATTATTGCGACAGTGATTTTGTCGGAGTTTCGCTTCCAAAAGTTCGGGGCGTCGATTCGGTATCTTGGGATGATAACAGAATACCTGTTGAATCGCTCATGAAATGCCCACCTGCCCCACCAAACACATCCAAGCCAAAGGATTGCCGTTACGGTCAAGCCCATCCAGTCTACAAAAGCTGCCATGGAAACAAAAGCTCCGAAACAAATGCCGCTAGCGACCGCTGGCGTCGATAGGTTCATAAGCTTTGCAGTCGGAGGCGGGTGATCTGTCAGAATGCGTTTAACCTTTTCGAAAACGCCACGAGATTCAGCGGTATCTTTGCCAATGTAGAGCCATATCTGGTTCTTCTCCAGTTTCAGCGAGACGAATGGACTTTTTGCCGAGATTTGCATATTGGTAAAATAGTCCCTTTTCATTTCCGCCCATTCTTTCAAGTCCTCAAATCGCTGCTCTTCAGTGGACAACTCAACATCGGATGAAACTTCTCGCATTGCCTCGACGATCTTCTCGATATCATCTCGGTAAAGTAGCACTGGCTTGAGATGTTCACCGTGTGATTGGATAATACGTTCCATTCGCTAATTGGAGTGCCACGTAAAATATTGACAGGGATTTGAATGTGTTTCAAGGGAAACTGACGCCAAAACACACCTTGGGACAAGTCTAGCTTTTTCGGGCAACGCCGGTTTTCCTTTCAATCAGGTTCGATTCCCGTAGGATCGCCGCTTCCTTGGCATGGAATGGTTCGAGGCAACGAATGAGAATTCTCTGCATCCACGCGCACTTTGACGACTTTGAGTTCGTGGCGTCCGGGACGTTCGAAATGTGGCGACGAAAACTGGGGAATGGGCTGCGGGCACGCGTCATTGTCTGCACCGATGGCAAGGCCGGACATCAGTTTCGCACGCGGGAGGAAACGGGCAGACTCCGACTACAGGAACAACTGACTTCCGCCAAAATCGGCGGATACGAGTTTGAACAACTGAAGTTGCCGGACGGCCAGGTGCCGCGCGAGGCGTGCTTGCAGGTCACGATGCCCTTGCTCGCGGCTTTGTGGAAGGCGATCCGCGAGTTCGAACCGGACTATCTTTTTTGTCCACCCATTGGCGCTGATCCGCTGGCGGGAATTCATGTTGACCATGTCGGCGTGGCGGAAGCGGTGCGGCAGGTGGCTTACATGATCAATGTGCCGCACGCCTTCACGCCGGAGTATCCGGCGGATGAAACGGCTTCGATGCCGTGCAAAGTGCCGGTCATCCTCAACGTTTACGATGGTTACATGGCCGGCGCGAACAGTTACGATCTGGCTGTGGACGTGGAGGAGGCGTTTCCAAGAATCTGCGAGATGACGTGGTGCCATCAATCGCAAATCGCCGAATGGCTGCCGTGGGTTGGCCGACACAATCTGACACCGCCGGCATCGCAGGCTGATTGGTCGCGGACTTTGCGGCGCAGGCTGGCCAACCGGAACCAGGAACTCGGCATCAGGTCCGAACGGGCTTTTGAAGTGTTTACTGTGACGGCGTGGGGCGCGGTGCCGACGTTTGAACAATTGTTGAAGGACTTTCCCGGCATCGAAGCGGAAGCATCCAACCTCGAATCCTTACAGCAACGTCTGGCGCGCTGGCAGGGGAAGTAATTGTAAACTAAGCGGTCAGCAATTTCTGGCAGGCGGCTCGCAACTTTTTCAAGTGCGTTGCCGACTTCGCCTCGAGGTAGCAGCGGATGAGCGGTTCGGTGCCACTGGCGCGGAAGGCGACCCATTCGCGATTGGGCAATAAAAACTTGAAACCATCCGTCGTGATGAACTTCTCCACTTTGAATTCCCCAATGTAGTCCAAACCTGCGCCAAGTTTGGCCAGGATCGTCGCCTTGCTCTCGGGTTGGATGGGAATGTTGATGCGGTCCGTGTGAAACGCACCGGTCTGCTTTTCAAGCTGGTTGAGGATTTGGCCGAGCGATTTTTTTTCGGTGGCGACAAGCTCAGCCATCAGCAAACAGGCGAGGATGCCGTCCTTCTCCGGCACGTGACCTTTGACACTTAGCCCGCCCGATTCCTCACCGCCGACGATGATCGGTTCGCTTTCCATCAACGCGCCGATGTATTTGAAGCCGACCGGCGTCTCGTGCACTTTCACGCCGAGCAATTCGGCCACGGCATCGACCTGATGACTGGTCGGCACCGTGCGCACCACGGCGCCGGTCCAACCGCGATTCTTTTTCAGGTGATAGAGCGTCAAGGCCAGAATCTGGTTAGGCGTGAGCCACGTGCCGTTCTTGTCCACTATGCCGAAGCGGTCGGCGTCGCCGTCCAGTCCCAGCCCGATCTGCACCTTGCCGCTGCGCACCAACCGGCTGACCTCCGCCATGCCTTCGGCGTTGGGTTCGGGATGGTGACCGCCAAAAAGCGGATTCGGCTCGTCATGAAAGCGCGTAACGCTTGCGCCGGCTTCGGCCAGCAGCGTGTCGAGATAACCGCGGCCCGTCCCATACATCAGTTCCACCGCCACTTTCAGCCGGGCTTTCTTGATGACGGAGAAATCCACGAGCTTGCGCAGTTGTTTGAAGTAGGCGGGTTGCGGGTCAAAGGTCTTGCATTGAAATGTTCCGATCACCGATGCCTTGAAGCTCCAGTTTTGGGACTGGAGCCGGGCGACGTTTGCTTCAATCTGTTTGGTCACTTCGGGGGTCGCAGGAGCGCCATTGCTGGTGGAGAATTTCAGACCTTGATACTCCGCCGGATTGTGGCTGGCGGTCATGTTGATGCCGCCGATGGCTTGGCGACTGCGGATGTTGTGAGCGATCACCGGTGTCGGCGCGTCGCGCTCGCAGAGCAAGGGAGTGAGCCCGTGGGCGGCCAGGACTTCAGCGGCGGCCAGCGAAAACTCCCGACCAAGAAAGCGCGTGTCGTGGCCCAGGATGACGACGGGTTTGCGATTGAAGATGCCGGAATTCGGGTTCTGGATTTCGGATTTAAGGAAGTCAGCGATGCTCTGAGTCACCAGCCGGACGTTATCAAAAGTGAAATCGCGCGCGATCAATCCACGCCAGCCGCTCGTTCCGAATTTGATCGTGTTGAGGTTCAAGCGTCAGCTTGTTTTAAGTTTCTTGGGCATGAGTGTTCGGATTACAACCGTTGGCAAGCTAAAGCCTGAACTGCAGCTCAGCTCTTCCAATCGAGCGCCCTTTTCTTCAGCGCGTAGAAGTAGCCGACGAACAGGATGCCGAGGAACGAAACCATCGCGCCGAGAATCACGTTGCGCGTCGCGGCGTCCTGCAACATCTCCTTGTAAACGACGGCCCACGGATAGAGGAAGACCACTTCAATGTCGAAGAGGATGAACAGCATGGCCACCAAATAAAACTTGACCGACATGCGCGTGTTGCCCTCGCCAACGGGCAACATGCCGCATTCATAGGCTGTGTCCTTGATCGGCTCACGCTTGCCGCGTTTGCCAACGAGCACTGAAAAGACCAGCATGCCGAAAGAAAACGCAATGGCCACCAAGCCGAGAAGCAACACCGGCAAGTACTGACTTAACTGAGATTGTTCCATGACGCGAAGTTAGAAATCGGCATCTGTTTTGGCAAGTGGAATCAGGTTTAAGGGTTCCTCGCGTCCAGTGGCTACTCAGCCGAGCCTCACTTTGAACGCGCTGGCGGAAATAATCTTTTGCAGGTCTCCATCATAAAACGTGTCGCAATAATCCTCGGTTTCCAGAAGGTGCTGGTGGACGTCCTTGTTCTCGCGCTGGACGATGTATTTGAGCTCATCGAAGTGGTTGCTCCAGCGGAAGCCGTTGAAAAACTCGGCGCCGGCGAACTGGGTTTTATACAGCGCGTTCCTCGAGTAGCAGGTGCCGAGGTAGAGATGGCGAAAGCCCTTTTCCGCGAAGAACGATACCGCCGACGTCATCATGAACATGCCGAGGTTGCGGCTGTAATAGTTGATGTCGTAAAAGGCGTAGTAGTAGTAAACGAGTTCCTTGCCTTGGAGGTACAACGTGGCGGTGCCAATTTCCGCCTCAGTCTTCGTGTCAGTAAACACCAGCAAGTGCGAGATGATCTTTGAATTGAACAACGAGTCCAGCCGCTCAAACGTCATCACGTCCTTGCCAAATTTGATGTCGGCATACGTCTTGTAAAACTGTCGCTTCGCCGGCGTGTAGTCGAATTGCACGCGCGGCACCAGCTCGACGCGGATCCCATCGCCTTTGCGCAAAATGCGGCGGTTCTCCGAGGAAGGGCGGAATTTCTTCAAGTCAACGCGGACGTGGCGGCACAAGTAAAAACGATCCAGATTGCGTGACGATGGAAGAAAACCCTGGTTGAAGAGGTCCGCCGGCGTTTCGCCCGGTTCAGGAAAGGCCCAGACCGCGTAGGGAAACGAGTAGTGCGCGTAGTCGGACTTGTGCTCGGAGAACAACAGCTTCATTCGCTCTGGGCCGCGTTGACATAAATTCGCGGGAGGCGCTGTCGCCAGCCGGCGAGGACATCGTATGAAACGGAATTCTTCAACCGGGCAACGTCGTGCACGGAAATCTCCTCATTGCCCTGTCTGCCCATCAGCACCGCTTCGTCCCAGATCTGCGCCTGAGGAATGTCGGTGATGTCCACCGTGATCGCGTCCATGGCGACTCCACCGACCAAGGGAGCGCGACAGCCGTGAAGCAATGCGAACCCCGCATTGCGGACGCGCGGAAAACCGTCGCCGTAGCCGATGGGCAATACCGCGATGCGTCGTGGCGACGGTGCGGTGTAACGCATGCCGTAGCCGACATGGTCGCCGGGCTGGAGTTGTTGAATGGCCGCGATGCGCGCCTTGACGGTCATCACAGGCTCGAGGCCGGGGATGCGCCGGCAAACCGAAGAGGGGTAAACGCCAAAGGTAATGATCCCAAGCCGAACCATGTCAAAGTGCGCCTGGGGCAGATCGAGAAAACCGCCGCTGTTGCAAAGGTGACGGTATTTCACCGAAACGCCGCGCTCGGTCATGGCGCGCAGAACCTGACTAAACCGCTCCAGTTGCAGCAGCGCGTAGGTCTTATCGGTTTCATCCGATTGTGCGAAATGACTCATGACGCCTTCGAGCACGAGCGACTTTTGCGAACAGATTTGTTGCATGACTGGCACGGCTTCATCCCAATGGACGCCATAGCGGTTCATGCCCGTGTTTATCTTGAGATGGACGGGGACGCGATGACCGATGGCCGCAGCCAACCGCGCGAGACTGATGGCCGCCTCCGAATCATTCACACAGCAGGTCAGTTTGCGCGCAATACACCATGGCAACTCCGATTCCTGCCGCTGGCCCAGCAACAGGATCGGCGCACGGATACCGAGGTCGCGCAGACTCACTGCCTCCTCCAAGGTGCTCAACGCCACCGCCACCGCTCCTTCCGCCAGCGCGACGTTCAGCACTTGCAACGCTCCATGACCGTAGGCGTCGTCCTTGACCACGGAGAGAAACTGCACCTCGCGAGGCAAGTCCTGTCTGATGATTTGAAAATTGCGGCGAAGTCGGCCCAGGTCGATTTCCACCCACGCCGGGCGATGCGGTCGTTCGCGATGGGTTTTCACCGGTGCGTCTTCCTCAACCGCGCCTCGTTGAAGTGAGTCGCCACTTTCAGTCACCGGTTCCGTTTGTATTCCAACCATGTCGTGCGTCATCGCGTTGCGCTCCGTGTCCGTGATCATTGAGCACTCGAGTTGAGGTTCTCGTCCACTAGATATTTCCCGGCGGCCAAAGGCTTTGACCAATGTCAGTCCGGTAATAGCTGGCGAGGCTGCGAATCTTCCGGATGTTCGCATAAGCCTTGTCGATTGCTTCGTTGAGCGAAGTTCCGAGCGCGATGACGTCGGCAATCCGGTGACCAGTGGCCATGAATCGTCCGTCATTGTCGCGCGTGAGTTCGTTCCACCAAACGTCGCAGTCGAATGGCTCGACGACTTCCACCGGCAGGCGCGGGCCTCGCAATTGCACGTAAGGATAACCGTACCCAGCAAGCGTCAATGAACAACCAAATTGCAGCCGTTCCCGAAACTCGACGTTCAACTTCTTGTTTCGCGCGGTGTTCAAGACGATTTCCATTGGATGCTTCAGCATCCGGAGGATCATCGGGCCGGAGGTGACGCCGATCCGGATATTGTACTCGATGGGAAACCATTCGCCTCCCCGGCGCACGGCGGTTGCTTGAATCGGCCCGTGGTATTTCACTTTGCGAAACCAGGGCAGCAGTGGGTGAATCAACTGCCGCGCCAGTCCGTACTTGTCCTCGGAGTCGCGCTCAACCAATCCACCGAGCGGCGCGCCAGCCACCACTCCCATGTCGCCGACGAATGCCCGCTTGTATTCCTGATTGGTGACGAGCGAATAAATTTCACCGCCGCTGATAAGCGCGATGTGGCCCGCTTCGGCCCGGCCCATGTATTCCTGCAAGAAAACGCCCTCCGCATAGTCGATGTTCTTGAGCCATGAGCGTGTGTCCTCCAACGTTTCGCAAAGAATCGTGTGAATGGGGCTGGTGGGTGAACACAACGGATTCTTGATAACGTATGGCAGCGGATGCCGCCGGAGAAATTCCTCGGCTTCGAGCCGGTTGCGCGCCACCGAAGCTTTCGGACAAGGCACACCAACCTGCGTGCAGAGCTTGCGCGCGAAATCGCGATCACGTTCGATCATCATCGCTTCGCCGGTCGGACTGAAGATTGGAATTTTTGAGCGGAGCAACTCGCCAGCCCATGTTGCTTGCGCCCAATCGATCGACATCGGCACCACCATGTCGATTTTTTCACGCGTGAGCAACGCGCAAGGATTGGGAAAAGCTTCTTGAGTGTAAACCCGGCCGGCGAGTGAAGGCGGGAAATGCCCGTAATTGCGCGTCAAATAAGTCGAAACCGCGGCGCCATCCTCGTTGAGAATTTGCGCCACGCTGTGCGCAAACGAGCCAACGCCGAAGACCATCGCTGAGAAGGACCGCTTTCGGGAAATGCCTTTTCGTCTCGTCATCGTGAGGACACACCGGGTTCGAGGTGCGGAATTGTTTGTTCGTCCACCATACTTCAACCGCATTATGAGTTGGTCGAAAACAAACTCAAGCGGGGACTGAAAAATCCAACGCAATGAGGTGTTCTCAAGCCATCGACAGCTTCTCGAAGCTCTCTTCGATGAACGTCGTGTTCTGAATGCGCGCCAGCTTGGCGTAAAGGCCGTCCAGACGCAGCAGTTCATCGTGCGTGCCGCGTTCGATAATCTGCCCGTGGCGCATCACCAGAATCTGGTCGGCCTTGCGAATGGTGCTGAGACGATGCGCGATGACAAAGCTGGTGCGGTTGGCCATCAAGCGTTCCAAGGCTTCCTGAATCAGCCGTTCCGTGGCCGTATCAACGCTGGCGGTCGCCTCGTCGAGGATAAGGATTGGCGCGTTCTTCAGGAGGGCGCGCGCGACGCTGACGCGCTGTTTCTCGCCGACGCTCAGTTTTACACCGCGTTCGCCGACGCGGGAATCGTAACCGTTCGGCAACTTGGAAATGAATTCGTGGCAGTTCGCCGCTTGTGAAGCTGCGATGAGTTCGGCTTCGGTGGCGTCGAGTTTCCCGTAAAGAATATTCTCGCGGACCGTGCCGTTGAAAAGAAAGGCCTCCTGGCTCACGACGCTGATTTGCGCGCGCAGTGAGTCCAATGAGATGCCGCTGATGTCCGCGTCATCAATGGTGATGCGGCCCGAAGTTACTTCGTAAAACGCGGGGAGGAGATTTACCAACGTTGATTTTCCCGCGCCCGTCGGCCCGACCAGCGCAATCATTTCGCCGGGGCACGCGTGCAACGAAATATTTCGCAACACAATTTTTTCCGGTCCGTAACTGAACCCGACGTTTTCATAAACCACCTCTCCGCGCGCGCGCCAGCCTAGCGTAACGTCCGACGTGAGGAGGCGGTTTGACTCTTCGACTGATCCCGACCGCCTCCTCACGTCGGCGGCTACATCTCTTTCCACGGCCGTGTCTAAAATATCAAAAACCCGCTCCCCGGCGGCGCGGGCGGCCTGCATCATCTGGTTCAATCCATGCAGCCGGGCAACCGGTTCGTAAAACAGGGCGAGGTAAAAAATAAAACCGACCAACTCACCGAGAGTCATCGTGCTCGCCAGCACCATTCTGCCGCCGACCCAGAACACCAGTCCCGAACCCAGGGCGGCGGCGAAACTCATCGCCGGCGAATACATCGCCCAGACGCGCATCACGCCGAGTGTTCCTTCCCGCAAATCATCTGCGCGTTTGGCAAAGCGCGTGTCCTCGTGCGGTTCGCGACCGAACGCCTTGATCTGGCGGACGCCTTGGAGATTGTCCATGAGCAACGCGTTCATGGCGCTGGCGGCGCGGCGCTGAGCGCGATACCGGCGATGCGCTGTCAAGGTGTACCAAAGCGCGCCGCCGGCAAGAATAGGCAAGGGAATCAACGCCACCGCTGCAAGTGTGGCGTTGGTCGAGAACAAAATGATCAACACACCAACCACGCTGAGAACCGCGACCGTGCCCTGTTCCGTACCGTCAATCAACACGCGCTCCACGGAATTCACATCCTCGATGACGCGGGTCATCAAGTCGCCAGAAGCACGCTGATCAAAGTAATTGACGGGCAGCCGCTGCAGCTTCGCATAAACTTCGCGTCGCATGTCGAAGATGACATTTTGCTCGAACGTATTGTTGATGCGAATGCGGAGGCTGTTGAACAAATCGCGCAGCAGGAATGCGCCGAGCAACCCGAGCATCACCGGCGCGAGCAATTCACTCCGGCGATTCGTGATGATCTCGTCAATGACGAATTGGGTGAGCTTGGGATAGGCAAACGAAAACGCCAGCGAGAGCAGGGCACAGGCGAACGTGCCGAAGGCCATCAGTTTGTAGGGTCGCAGATAAACCGCGACCCGACGCACAATTTCCCAGGTGGAACGGGACTTGGCCGTGAGCGTAGGATCGTCGTCGGCAGAGAGTTGAGGATGATGCGCCATGCTAAGTGCGGAGTGCGGAGCGCGGCGTGCGGGATAAAAAGCGCGACGGGTGGAAGGGCACGAGGATGGCCGGCGTTATGACCCATCCAATGTGTGCAACGGCGCAAGCCAACTCTCCCGGAGAGATTGTTGCGTGTATCAGCAATTTGTCTTCCATATGTTCATTATGGCAGAAATCTCGCATTTTGAAAACCTTTACTGGACTGAAAGCAGTCTGGCACCAGTAAAATTGTTGGAGGCGCAACTTGACATCCGCATTGAATTTGACCCCTATCCCGCGGAGAAGCGCGGGGAGAGAGTTAGGGAGCGGGGCGGGAATCCTGCGGAGGCAACAAGCCTCCAGCAACACGGCTTCCGTGCCCCGTTCCCACTCCGCCTGCCTTCATCAGACGGACAGGGAGGTCCTCTGCGTTCCTTCTACTGATCATCACCAGGGTTGGGTATCCTGTTTCGCAGCGATTATTTTTTCCGTGCTTGTTTTGTGCGTCGATAGTTAATTTGCGGCGTTGCGCGCGGCGCTCGAGTTGTTATGGACCCTGACAAGCTGAACCAACTGCACATTCAAACGGAAGCCAAGAGCCGGCCGAAAAGTTTTTTCTGGGCGACTCTGCTCCTCGTCATTCTGGTCAGCGGTGCTGCCGTTTACTATGCCTGGCCCAAAAAGGACGAAGGCCGGCGCATCATCGGCGGGGCCACCAACAAGACAGCCACTGGTTCAGCAGCAAAAATGTCAGAAGCGAAATCGACGGAAACCCGAAGCCTCTCCAAAAACGATTCCGTCCTCACGGTCAGCGGTTACATCGTAAACCGCGAACGCATTGAACTGAGTCCGCGTTTCATGGGCGTCGTGAAATGGATCGGCGTCAAGAAAGGCGACGCCGTCACGAACGGGCAGGTGGTTGTGCTGCTGGACGACGCCGAGCAAAAAGCCCGGTTGCACGAAACGGAAGGAAGATTGGCCAACGCAAAGGTCGCCATCAACAAAGCGGAACTGGATTACGCGCGCGTCATCGAACTGGCCAAGACCAAAATCGAAACTAAAAAAGCCGAGGACGATGCACGCTTGCAACTCGAATCCGCCCGCGCCGCGCTGAAGGAAACTGAAGGCAGTTACGAACTGGCCAAGACCTATCTCGATTGGACCGTGATTCGCGCGCCGATTGATGGCGTGGTCCTGGAGAAACTGGTTGATCCCAATGAATTGGTCGTGCCGCAAAGTTTTGGTGGCTTGCGCGGGCCGAGCACCGCCTTGATTGCCTTGGCCGACCCTAAAGATTTACAGGTTGAGATCGAATTGAACGAGGCGGACTTGTCCAAAATTTTCCTGAATCAATCGTGCCGCGTCAGCCCCGAGGCTTATCCCGACAAAGTGTATGGCGGTCATGTGGCCGAAATGGCGCCGGAAGCCAATCGACAGAAAGGGACGTTGCAAATCAAGGTGCAGATTCACGACCCGGACCATTTCCTCACGCCCGAACTGAGCGCGAAGGTGGATTTTCTTGGCGGCAAGACCAACGTCAGCGAAGCGCTGAGGAAGTGAGCGGAAACCATGGTCGATTTGCCGACCCTGCTCCTCCTAACCCACCCCTGACTCTCCCAAGAGGGCAACAATCCACTGTGCGCCGCTCCCCTCCTTGGAGGGGTTGGGGGGTGGGTTCAGGTTAACAACTCAAACTGAACTGTTCACGCTCGATCTATCGCGGTTGGCTGACTCAGTGAGAAAACGCTTTGGCGGGAACCACTTCCTTGACGATGCCCTCGGCTTTCCACGACAACACGCAGCCCGCGCCGCCATCGTTTTCATTTTCGTAATAGTCGATCTTGATGTCGTGATCGCCGGCCTTCAGTTCCACGCTGCCGGAAGTTTCCTGCATCTCATGCAAGCCGCCGTTCTCCACCACTTGCTTCCCGTCGATGAGCAACCGCGAGCCATCATCGGATTCAAGGTAGAAAGTGTATTTGCCGTCCTTGGGTATTTTGATTTTGCCCGTCCAGCGGATGGCGAAATGCGACTGCAACTTCGTGCCCGGAAACGTCATCTCGGTGCTGCGAAAGTTGATGTTTTTATCCACGCGCTTGAGCGTTGGCTTCTTGTCGGCGGGAATCGTCGGGAAATCTTCCACCGCTACACCCAAGTCGAAATATTCGCCGTTCAATCCCGGCTGCGGCTCATCCGCGGCGAATGTTTTCGTGACGTTCAACAGGCATAGCGCGAATAACAGTGTGAGAATTTTTTTCATAGGTTCTTTGGTTTGGTTGGCGATTTAATCAAATTGATCTACGGCAGGATAGTTCCAAGCGGAGAGCCGTCAATATGCAAGTGGATTGGTTTCTCCCGCCCGCTCGAAGTATTCTGATTTGGCGACAAGGTTTCGTTAAACCTGAAATTCGAAATATAAAAGGGAGCGCGCCCGCCTCGGGCGCTGTTTTCCGCGCCCTCGCGGAAAACGTCTGGCGCAGGGGGTCTTCCAACATCTCGATGAGCGGCCACACGGCGGATGCCGGACGCGGGGGCGCGTCCAGCGACGCCCGGGGCGGGCGTGATCCCCAGCGTCGAACTTCGGGTTAAATCTACCTCCACCGCCGCGTAACCCACGCTTGCGTTAGGCGCAAATCTTTCCACCATCCTGTCACACTGATAGAATTCAGAAAAAACGTTGTCGGAATTCGGCGTCGGTGGACGTTTAATAGATGAGATGCAGGAAAAATCAGATG
Proteins encoded in this region:
- a CDS encoding NADH-quinone oxidoreductase subunit A; translated protein: MEQSQLSQYLPVLLLGLVAIAFSFGMLVFSVLVGKRGKREPIKDTAYECGMLPVGEGNTRMSVKFYLVAMLFILFDIEVVFLYPWAVVYKEMLQDAATRNVILGAMVSFLGILFVGYFYALKKRALDWKS
- a CDS encoding phosphoglucomutase/phosphomannomutase family protein, translated to MNLNTIKFGTSGWRGLIARDFTFDNVRLVTQSIADFLKSEIQNPNSGIFNRKPVVILGHDTRFLGREFSLAAAEVLAAHGLTPLLCERDAPTPVIAHNIRSRQAIGGINMTASHNPAEYQGLKFSTSNGAPATPEVTKQIEANVARLQSQNWSFKASVIGTFQCKTFDPQPAYFKQLRKLVDFSVIKKARLKVAVELMYGTGRGYLDTLLAEAGASVTRFHDEPNPLFGGHHPEPNAEGMAEVSRLVRSGKVQIGLGLDGDADRFGIVDKNGTWLTPNQILALTLYHLKKNRGWTGAVVRTVPTSHQVDAVAELLGVKVHETPVGFKYIGALMESEPIIVGGEESGGLSVKGHVPEKDGILACLLMAELVATEKKSLGQILNQLEKQTGAFHTDRINIPIQPESKATILAKLGAGLDYIGEFKVEKFITTDGFKFLLPNREWVAFRASGTEPLIRCYLEAKSATHLKKLRAACQKLLTA
- a CDS encoding ABC transporter ATP-binding protein, producing the protein MAHHPQLSADDDPTLTAKSRSTWEIVRRVAVYLRPYKLMAFGTFACALLSLAFSFAYPKLTQFVIDEIITNRRSELLAPVMLGLLGAFLLRDLFNSLRIRINNTFEQNVIFDMRREVYAKLQRLPVNYFDQRASGDLMTRVIEDVNSVERVLIDGTEQGTVAVLSVVGVLIILFSTNATLAAVALIPLPILAGGALWYTLTAHRRYRAQRRAASAMNALLMDNLQGVRQIKAFGREPHEDTRFAKRADDLREGTLGVMRVWAMYSPAMSFAAALGSGLVFWVGGRMVLASTMTLGELVGFIFYLALFYEPVARLHGLNQMMQAARAAGERVFDILDTAVERDVAADVRRRSGSVEESNRLLTSDVTLGWRARGEVVYENVGFSYGPEKIVLRNISLHACPGEMIALVGPTGAGKSTLVNLLPAFYEVTSGRITIDDADISGISLDSLRAQISVVSQEAFLFNGTVRENILYGKLDATEAELIAASQAANCHEFISKLPNGYDSRVGERGVKLSVGEKQRVSVARALLKNAPILILDEATASVDTATERLIQEALERLMANRTSFVIAHRLSTIRKADQILVMRHGQIIERGTHDELLRLDGLYAKLARIQNTTFIEESFEKLSMA
- a CDS encoding PIG-L family deacetylase — its product is MRILCIHAHFDDFEFVASGTFEMWRRKLGNGLRARVIVCTDGKAGHQFRTREETGRLRLQEQLTSAKIGGYEFEQLKLPDGQVPREACLQVTMPLLAALWKAIREFEPDYLFCPPIGADPLAGIHVDHVGVAEAVRQVAYMINVPHAFTPEYPADETASMPCKVPVILNVYDGYMAGANSYDLAVDVEEAFPRICEMTWCHQSQIAEWLPWVGRHNLTPPASQADWSRTLRRRLANRNQELGIRSERAFEVFTVTAWGAVPTFEQLLKDFPGIEAEASNLESLQQRLARWQGK
- a CDS encoding efflux RND transporter periplasmic adaptor subunit is translated as MDPDKLNQLHIQTEAKSRPKSFFWATLLLVILVSGAAVYYAWPKKDEGRRIIGGATNKTATGSAAKMSEAKSTETRSLSKNDSVLTVSGYIVNRERIELSPRFMGVVKWIGVKKGDAVTNGQVVVLLDDAEQKARLHETEGRLANAKVAINKAELDYARVIELAKTKIETKKAEDDARLQLESARAALKETEGSYELAKTYLDWTVIRAPIDGVVLEKLVDPNELVVPQSFGGLRGPSTALIALADPKDLQVEIELNEADLSKIFLNQSCRVSPEAYPDKVYGGHVAEMAPEANRQKGTLQIKVQIHDPDHFLTPELSAKVDFLGGKTNVSEALRK
- a CDS encoding phosphoribosylamine--glycine ligase; the protein is MTRRKGISRKRSFSAMVFGVGSFAHSVAQILNEDGAAVSTYLTRNYGHFPPSLAGRVYTQEAFPNPCALLTREKIDMVVPMSIDWAQATWAGELLRSKIPIFSPTGEAMMIERDRDFARKLCTQVGVPCPKASVARNRLEAEEFLRRHPLPYVIKNPLCSPTSPIHTILCETLEDTRSWLKNIDYAEGVFLQEYMGRAEAGHIALISGGEIYSLVTNQEYKRAFVGDMGVVAGAPLGGLVERDSEDKYGLARQLIHPLLPWFRKVKYHGPIQATAVRRGGEWFPIEYNIRIGVTSGPMILRMLKHPMEIVLNTARNKKLNVEFRERLQFGCSLTLAGYGYPYVQLRGPRLPVEVVEPFDCDVWWNELTRDNDGRFMATGHRIADVIALGTSLNEAIDKAYANIRKIRSLASYYRTDIGQSLWPPGNI
- the alr gene encoding alanine racemase, whose product is MVGIQTEPVTESGDSLQRGAVEEDAPVKTHRERPHRPAWVEIDLGRLRRNFQIIRQDLPREVQFLSVVKDDAYGHGALQVLNVALAEGAVAVALSTLEEAVSLRDLGIRAPILLLGQRQESELPWCIARKLTCCVNDSEAAISLARLAAAIGHRVPVHLKINTGMNRYGVHWDEAVPVMQQICSQKSLVLEGVMSHFAQSDETDKTYALLQLERFSQVLRAMTERGVSVKYRHLCNSGGFLDLPQAHFDMVRLGIITFGVYPSSVCRRIPGLEPVMTVKARIAAIQQLQPGDHVGYGMRYTAPSPRRIAVLPIGYGDGFPRVRNAGFALLHGCRAPLVGGVAMDAITVDITDIPQAQIWDEAVLMGRQGNEEISVHDVARLKNSVSYDVLAGWRQRLPRIYVNAAQSE